One Thiocapsa bogorovii DNA segment encodes these proteins:
- the cysC gene encoding adenylyl-sulfate kinase: MNDTNVTWHEHQVSRSDREAMKGHKGCVLWFTGLSGSGKSTIANTLDHRLHQQGIHSAVLDGDNVRHALNAGPGMLRDVHGEEFAQRFGLGFSAIDREENIRRIGAVAHLFAQAGIIALTAFISPYRADRDRVRRAMPEGDFIEVFVDTPIEICETRDPKGLYKKARAGEIKGFTGIDDPYEAPSAPELQLHAGRNPPDVLADEVIAYLRDSGIILPRA, translated from the coding sequence ATGAACGACACGAATGTGACCTGGCACGAACATCAGGTCTCTCGCTCGGATCGCGAGGCAATGAAGGGACACAAGGGCTGTGTGCTCTGGTTCACCGGGCTCAGCGGCTCGGGGAAGAGCACGATCGCCAATACGCTGGACCATCGGCTCCACCAGCAGGGCATCCACAGTGCGGTGCTGGACGGCGACAATGTCCGTCACGCACTCAACGCGGGTCCCGGGATGCTCCGCGACGTTCACGGCGAGGAGTTCGCCCAGCGTTTCGGCCTTGGCTTCTCCGCGATCGATCGCGAAGAGAACATTCGACGCATCGGTGCGGTGGCACACCTCTTCGCCCAAGCCGGCATCATCGCCCTCACCGCCTTCATCAGCCCCTATCGCGCGGACCGTGACAGGGTTCGGCGTGCCATGCCGGAAGGGGATTTTATCGAGGTCTTCGTCGATACCCCGATTGAGATCTGCGAGACGCGCGACCCAAAAGGGCTCTACAAGAAGGCGCGCGCCGGCGAGATCAAGGGCTTTACCGGAATCGATGATCCCTACGAGGCCCCGTCCGCACCGGAGCTTCAACTCCATGCCGGACGGAACCCGCCGGATGTTCTGGCCGACGAGGTGATCGCCTACCTGCGCGACAGCGGGATCATCCTGCCGAGGGCCTGA
- the sufD gene encoding Fe-S cluster assembly protein SufD, with the protein MNGAASTSFDTWLSARTDGEIGAGLDWLEAHRRNALDQVREQGVPGTKQEAWRYTSLKRLIEQGFARVEDEVTALQLIDIEELLIPELDSHRVVMVNGRYTPSLSALGDLPRGVRVTGLRALLASDPDALRERLNGVAGESQPLFAALNTAGLDDGLVVLLDRGAILERPIELIHLSVGMDEPRVAQPRHLVSLADGAQATLIERYVSLGESLYCTNSVLELSLGRDAVLKHDRIQIESPNAFHITGLYLNQDANSRYVGVNIGLGGAWARTDLVTRFSGQHAECDLQGLYLAGDRQLIDYHIDVDHAVPACSSRETFKGILYGKGRAVFDGRVVVAKDAQKTDAAMSNKNLMLSENAEVDTKPQLEINADDVKCSHGTTVGQIEPEKLFYLRSRGISAPLARRMLCLGFAEEIIDALHSDALREAVSEEVGRRLETAPLT; encoded by the coding sequence ATGAATGGCGCAGCGTCCACCAGTTTCGACACCTGGCTATCCGCCCGGACGGACGGTGAGATCGGTGCCGGGCTCGATTGGCTTGAGGCGCATCGGCGCAACGCCCTGGACCAAGTGCGCGAGCAAGGCGTTCCGGGCACCAAGCAGGAAGCGTGGCGCTACACCAGTCTGAAGCGACTGATCGAGCAGGGGTTCGCTCGGGTCGAGGACGAGGTCACGGCGCTGCAGCTGATCGACATTGAGGAGCTGCTGATCCCCGAGTTGGACAGCCATCGTGTCGTGATGGTGAACGGACGCTATACGCCGTCGTTGTCGGCACTCGGCGACCTCCCGCGTGGTGTTCGCGTGACCGGTCTGCGGGCCCTGCTCGCAAGCGATCCGGACGCCCTGCGAGAGCGTCTCAACGGCGTAGCCGGCGAGAGCCAGCCGTTGTTTGCGGCACTCAACACGGCGGGTCTGGACGACGGGCTCGTGGTCTTGCTCGACCGAGGTGCGATCCTCGAGCGCCCGATCGAGCTGATCCATCTCTCCGTCGGGATGGACGAGCCGCGCGTTGCACAACCCCGTCACCTGGTTTCGCTTGCCGACGGTGCGCAGGCGACACTGATCGAGCGTTATGTGAGCCTCGGGGAGTCACTCTACTGCACCAACTCGGTCCTGGAACTATCGCTGGGTCGAGACGCCGTGCTGAAGCACGACCGCATCCAGATCGAGAGCCCGAACGCCTTCCACATCACGGGCCTCTACCTGAACCAAGACGCCAATAGTCGTTATGTCGGCGTCAACATCGGTCTGGGTGGAGCCTGGGCGCGCACCGATCTGGTGACCCGCTTCAGTGGGCAGCACGCCGAATGCGACCTTCAGGGACTCTATCTCGCGGGCGATCGTCAATTAATCGACTACCACATCGACGTGGATCACGCGGTTCCGGCGTGTTCGAGCCGCGAGACCTTCAAGGGCATCCTCTACGGCAAGGGTCGAGCGGTCTTTGACGGTCGGGTTGTGGTGGCAAAGGATGCGCAGAAGACCGACGCGGCCATGTCCAACAAGAACCTCATGCTGTCCGAGAACGCCGAGGTCGATACCAAGCCGCAGCTCGAGATCAACGCCGACGATGTGAAATGCAGCCACGGCACGACGGTTGGCCAAATCGAACCCGAGAAGCTGTTTTATCTGCGATCGCGCGGCATCTCCGCGCCGCTTGCACGTCGCATGCTGTGTTTGGGATTCGCCGAGGAGATCATCGATGCTCTGCACAGCGATGCACTGCGCGAAGCGGTGTCGGAGGAGGTCGGGCGACGGCTCGAAACCGCTCCCCTGACCTAA
- the sufB gene encoding Fe-S cluster assembly protein SufB, which translates to MTSTQAVDDIVRSEYEHGFVTEIESDTLPPGLDEGVVRAISARKGEPEFMTEWRLKAYRHWLTMPTPHWASVHYPPIDFQAISYFSAPKRPEDMPKSLDEIDPALLETYEKLGIPIEEQKALAGIAVDAVFDSVSVATTFRSALADAGVIFCSISEAVHDHPELIQKYLGSVVPHTDNYYAGLNAAVFSDGTFVYVPEGVRCPMELSTYFRINARNTGQFERTLIVAEAGSYVSYLEGCTAPQRDENQLHAAVVELIAMDDAEIKYSTVQNWYPGDAQGRGGIYNFVTKRGDCRGARSKISWTQVETGSAITWKYPSCILRGDDSIGEFYSVAVTKGRQQADTGTKMIHLGRNTRSTIVSKGISAGEGQQTYRGLVRISQRAEGARNHTQCDSLLIGDRCAANTFPYIEVKHPSANLEHEATTSKISDDQLFYCRSRGLTEEDAVSMIVNGFCKEVFNELPMEFAVEAQKLLSISLEGAVG; encoded by the coding sequence ATGACCTCAACCCAAGCTGTCGACGATATCGTCCGATCCGAGTACGAGCATGGTTTCGTGACCGAGATCGAGTCCGATACCCTGCCGCCCGGTCTGGACGAAGGGGTGGTGCGTGCCATCTCCGCTCGCAAGGGCGAACCTGAGTTCATGACCGAGTGGCGCCTCAAGGCGTACCGGCATTGGTTGACCATGCCGACGCCGCACTGGGCCTCGGTCCACTATCCGCCGATCGATTTCCAGGCGATCTCTTACTTCTCGGCCCCGAAGCGCCCGGAAGACATGCCGAAGAGTCTCGACGAGATCGATCCGGCCTTGCTCGAGACCTATGAAAAGCTAGGCATCCCGATCGAGGAGCAAAAGGCGCTCGCCGGGATTGCAGTGGATGCGGTGTTCGACAGCGTTTCGGTCGCGACGACCTTCCGTTCCGCGTTGGCCGACGCAGGCGTCATCTTCTGCTCCATCTCCGAGGCGGTCCACGATCACCCGGAGCTGATCCAGAAGTATCTCGGCTCGGTGGTTCCGCATACCGACAACTACTATGCGGGACTCAACGCGGCGGTCTTCAGCGACGGCACCTTCGTCTACGTCCCCGAGGGCGTGCGCTGCCCGATGGAGCTCAGCACGTACTTCAGGATCAACGCACGCAACACGGGCCAGTTCGAGCGCACCCTGATCGTGGCCGAAGCCGGAAGCTATGTCAGCTACCTCGAAGGCTGCACTGCACCGCAGCGCGACGAGAACCAGCTCCATGCGGCGGTCGTCGAGCTGATCGCCATGGACGACGCCGAGATCAAGTACTCGACGGTGCAGAACTGGTATCCGGGCGACGCTCAAGGACGCGGCGGTATCTACAACTTCGTCACCAAGCGCGGCGACTGTCGCGGTGCGCGCTCGAAGATTTCATGGACACAGGTCGAAACGGGATCCGCGATCACTTGGAAGTACCCCAGCTGCATCCTGCGCGGCGACGACTCGATCGGCGAGTTCTACTCGGTCGCCGTCACGAAAGGCCGTCAGCAGGCGGATACCGGCACCAAGATGATTCACCTTGGGCGCAACACCCGCTCGACCATTGTCTCCAAGGGGATCTCGGCGGGAGAGGGTCAACAGACCTATCGCGGCCTGGTGCGGATCAGTCAGCGGGCCGAGGGCGCGCGCAACCATACGCAATGCGACTCTCTGCTGATCGGTGACCGCTGCGCCGCCAATACCTTTCCGTATATCGAGGTCAAGCACCCGAGCGCCAATCTCGAGCACGAGGCGACCACCTCGAAGATCAGCGACGACCAGCTGTTCTACTGCCGCTCGCGCGGACTCACCGAGGAAGACGCGGTCTCGATGATCGTCAACGGCTTCTGCAAGGAGGTCTTCAACGAGCTGCCGATGGAGTTCGCAGTCGAGGCGCAGAAGCTCTTGAGTATCAGCTTGGAAGGCGCGGTCGGTTGA
- a CDS encoding ABC transporter permease → MSTHERRGLWSAGIVAIALLTGLPVLVIVGFVLVPAGDVWQHLVDTVLADYVLNTLLLMLGVAVGTLVGGVGTAWLTSMCRFPGRGLFEWALILPMAMPAYIIAYTYTGMLDFAGPVQSTLRDWTGWGFGDYWFPEIRSLEGAATMLALVLYPYVYLLGRAAFLSQSICVLDVSRTLGNGPWRTFFSVALPLARPAIVAGLTLALMETLADYGTVQYFGVQTFTTGIFRTWFGLNNAAAAAQLSAMLLGFVLVLIALERISRSQARYHDTSRRHQSIRRYHLTGWRAFAAIVFCAAPLMLGFLIPAGQLATWALTIARGAYDAAFWGLVRNSLELASIAALIALVLALVLGYGKRLHPTRTVTAAVKVAGLGYAIPGTVIAIGVIIPFAWFDNTLDAWMRRTFDVSTGLLLSGTLAALIFAYLTRFLAVSLQTVEAGLGRIRPSMDEAGRAMGYRPGQVLRRIHIPMLRGSLLTAVLLVFVDVLKELPATLILRPFNFNTLAVRAYELASDERLADTAPAALTIVLAGLVPVILLSRSITKSRNADTA, encoded by the coding sequence GTGAGCACGCATGAGCGCCGAGGGTTGTGGTCGGCCGGCATCGTCGCGATCGCACTCTTGACCGGGCTGCCGGTCCTGGTGATCGTCGGCTTCGTCCTGGTTCCCGCCGGCGATGTCTGGCAGCACCTCGTCGACACGGTCCTCGCCGACTACGTCCTCAACACCCTGCTGTTGATGCTCGGCGTGGCCGTCGGAACCCTGGTCGGCGGCGTCGGAACGGCCTGGCTGACAAGCATGTGTCGCTTTCCGGGACGCGGCTTGTTCGAGTGGGCGCTGATCCTACCCATGGCGATGCCCGCCTACATCATCGCCTACACCTATACCGGCATGCTTGATTTCGCCGGTCCGGTTCAGAGCACCCTGCGGGACTGGACCGGCTGGGGTTTCGGAGACTATTGGTTTCCCGAGATCCGTTCACTGGAAGGGGCTGCCACGATGCTCGCCCTGGTCCTCTACCCTTATGTTTATTTGCTCGGCCGAGCCGCCTTTCTCAGCCAGTCGATCTGCGTGCTCGACGTCAGCCGCACACTCGGCAACGGCCCCTGGCGCACCTTCTTCTCGGTCGCCCTGCCCTTGGCACGCCCGGCCATCGTCGCCGGGCTGACCCTGGCCCTGATGGAGACCCTGGCCGATTACGGTACGGTGCAGTATTTCGGCGTGCAAACCTTTACGACCGGGATCTTCCGCACCTGGTTCGGTCTGAACAACGCGGCGGCCGCGGCCCAACTCTCGGCGATGCTGCTCGGCTTCGTCCTGGTGCTGATTGCGCTGGAACGGATCTCGCGCAGCCAGGCGCGATACCATGACACCAGTCGGCGGCATCAATCGATCCGCCGTTACCACCTCACCGGCTGGCGCGCCTTCGCGGCGATCGTCTTTTGCGCGGCCCCTCTGATGCTGGGTTTCCTTATCCCCGCGGGACAGCTCGCAACCTGGGCGCTGACCATCGCCCGGGGTGCCTACGACGCCGCCTTCTGGGGCTTGGTACGCAATAGCCTCGAGCTCGCCTCGATCGCCGCGCTGATCGCCTTGGTGCTTGCATTGGTGCTGGGTTACGGCAAGCGCCTGCATCCGACCCGCACGGTCACCGCGGCCGTGAAGGTCGCAGGTCTCGGCTACGCCATTCCCGGTACGGTGATCGCCATCGGCGTCATCATCCCCTTCGCCTGGTTCGACAATACCTTGGACGCCTGGATGCGCCGCACCTTCGACGTCTCCACCGGACTGTTGCTGAGCGGAACCCTGGCCGCGCTGATCTTCGCGTATCTAACGCGCTTCCTGGCCGTGTCACTTCAGACCGTCGAGGCGGGGCTCGGGCGCATCCGGCCGTCCATGGACGAGGCCGGTCGCGCGATGGGTTATCGACCGGGACAGGTGTTGCGACGCATCCACATCCCGATGCTCCGAGGCAGCCTGCTCACCGCGGTGCTCTTGGTCTTTGTCGATGTGCTCAAGGAGCTCCCGGCCACCCTGATCCTGCGGCCCTTCAATTTCAACACCCTCGCGGTGCGCGCTTACGAACTGGCCTCCGACGAGCGCTTGGCCGACACCGCGCCGGCCGCGCTGACCATCGTGCTTGCAGGCTTGGTTCCGGTTATCCTGCTGAGCCGTTCCATCACCAAGTCCCGCAATGCCGACACAGCTTGA
- the sufC gene encoding Fe-S cluster assembly ATPase SufC gives MLSVKGLRANVGENEILTGLDLEVGPGEIHAIMGPNGSGKSTFSHVLSGREGYEVTAGSVTFEGQDLLALEPEERAHLGVFLAFQYPVELPGVNNTYFLKAALNSIRKARGESELDAVSFLRLIKEKLKILHLNDSLLKRAVNAGFSGGEKKRNEIFQMALLEPKLAILDETDSGLDIDALRVVADGVNALRSPDRSMIVVTHYQRLLDYIEPDRVHVLAKGRIIRSGGKELALELEEKGYGWILEQEQAA, from the coding sequence ATGTTGTCTGTCAAGGGCCTGCGGGCCAATGTCGGTGAGAACGAGATCCTCACGGGGCTCGATCTGGAGGTCGGTCCCGGCGAGATCCACGCCATTATGGGTCCGAACGGTTCGGGTAAGAGCACCTTCTCGCATGTCCTGTCGGGACGCGAGGGTTACGAGGTCACGGCCGGCTCGGTCACCTTCGAGGGGCAGGATCTGCTTGCGCTCGAGCCTGAGGAGCGCGCGCATCTAGGCGTCTTCCTGGCCTTTCAGTATCCGGTCGAGCTGCCCGGCGTCAACAACACCTATTTCCTCAAGGCGGCGCTCAACAGCATCCGCAAGGCCCGCGGCGAGAGCGAGTTGGATGCGGTGTCGTTTCTGCGTCTCATCAAGGAGAAGCTGAAGATCCTGCATCTGAACGACTCTTTGCTGAAGCGCGCAGTCAACGCCGGATTCTCCGGCGGGGAGAAGAAGCGCAACGAGATCTTCCAGATGGCACTGCTCGAGCCCAAGCTTGCGATCCTGGACGAGACCGATTCCGGGCTGGACATCGACGCGCTTCGCGTGGTGGCCGACGGCGTGAATGCGCTGCGCAGCCCCGATCGCTCGATGATCGTCGTCACCCACTATCAGCGTTTGCTCGACTACATCGAGCCCGATCGTGTCCATGTCCTTGCGAAAGGCCGGATCATCCGCTCCGGCGGCAAGGAGCTGGCTCTGGAGCTTGAGGAGAAGGGATACGGCTGGATCCTCGAGCAGGAGCAGGCGGCATGA
- a CDS encoding DUF2333 family protein, whose protein sequence is MEKPHLPKTVTEVVKLYDPRTWREKGLWWTAGLFVVTYILVITILAVFWSRSPATFDVREKAASLAGGDTSTLVTGTYTTAVAIGIAETLLNKPGGYLSNDLTPPGLFLDNIPNWEFGALTELRDLARAMRNDFARSQSQSVEDKDLQVAEPQFSYDSESWILPSTESEYRKGVEAMYRYFARLSDGNKGDGQFFARSDNLRSYLAVVEKRLGSLAQRLSYAVGQAQLDLSLAGDPSAREARPTDEVMRNKTPWLDIDDVFFEARGYTWALMQTLQALSIDFEAVLKDKTAQRSLEEIIRELGNTQNPIWSPLILNGTGFGPMGNHSLVMASYISRANAAIIDLRNLLEKG, encoded by the coding sequence ATGGAAAAGCCGCACCTCCCCAAGACGGTGACCGAAGTCGTCAAGCTCTACGATCCGCGGACTTGGCGCGAGAAGGGGCTGTGGTGGACAGCGGGGTTGTTCGTCGTCACCTACATCCTGGTGATTACGATCCTCGCGGTCTTCTGGTCGCGCTCGCCGGCGACCTTCGACGTCCGGGAAAAAGCAGCGAGCTTGGCCGGCGGCGATACCTCGACCCTTGTCACGGGCACCTACACGACGGCGGTCGCCATCGGTATCGCCGAGACCCTATTGAACAAGCCCGGCGGCTATCTGAGCAACGACTTGACCCCCCCGGGTCTGTTCCTCGACAACATCCCGAACTGGGAGTTCGGTGCCTTGACCGAGCTGCGCGACTTGGCCCGCGCGATGCGCAACGACTTCGCCCGTTCGCAGTCGCAATCGGTCGAAGATAAGGATCTTCAGGTGGCGGAACCTCAGTTCAGCTACGACTCCGAGTCCTGGATCCTTCCGTCGACCGAGTCGGAATATCGCAAAGGGGTCGAAGCGATGTACCGTTATTTCGCTCGACTCAGCGACGGAAACAAGGGGGACGGGCAGTTTTTTGCGCGGTCCGACAATCTGAGATCTTATCTCGCTGTCGTCGAAAAGCGGTTGGGCAGCCTCGCGCAACGCCTCTCATATGCCGTCGGGCAAGCGCAGCTCGATCTGTCGCTTGCCGGCGACCCGAGCGCCCGGGAGGCCCGCCCGACCGACGAGGTGATGCGCAACAAGACACCCTGGCTGGACATCGACGATGTCTTCTTTGAGGCGCGAGGCTATACCTGGGCCTTGATGCAGACCTTGCAGGCCCTGTCGATCGATTTCGAGGCCGTGCTGAAGGACAAGACCGCGCAACGATCGCTCGAAGAGATCATCCGCGAGCTCGGTAACACGCAGAATCCCATCTGGAGTCCCCTGATCCTGAACGGAACGGGATTCGGTCCGATGGGTAATCATTCGCTCGTGATGGCGTCCTACATCTCGCGTGCAAACGCGGCGATCATCGATTTGCGTAATCTCTTGGAGAAAGGCTGA
- a CDS encoding Fe(3+) ABC transporter substrate-binding protein — protein sequence MTPSRYLISSVTGGIAAALLFAIPPGIASAEEEVNLYSARKEELIKPLLDRFTEQTGIKVNMVTDKAETLLKRLESEGINSPADLLITVDAGNLYRAKEAGVTQPIDSQVLIEAIPEAYRDPEGHWFGLSLRARPILYVEGKVDPTSLTTYEALADPEWKGRICIRSSDNVYNQSLVAAMIAADGVESTETWATGLVANMARPPKGGDRDQIAAAAAGQCDIAIANTYYLAGMLTSGDPTQMSAAEAVRVFWPNQDGRGAHVNVSGIAMTGAAKNKDAAIKLAEFLVSADSQAWYAEVNGEYPVVPGAPVSALLESWGEFKADDIQLSKLGELGPDAVRLMDRAGWK from the coding sequence ATGACGCCATCACGCTATCTCATCTCCTCGGTCACCGGCGGGATCGCCGCGGCACTCCTCTTCGCCATCCCGCCGGGCATCGCCTCGGCCGAAGAGGAGGTCAACCTCTACTCGGCGCGCAAGGAAGAGCTGATTAAACCCTTGCTGGACCGTTTCACGGAGCAGACCGGCATCAAGGTCAATATGGTCACGGACAAGGCCGAGACCTTGCTCAAGCGCCTTGAGAGCGAGGGGATCAACTCGCCGGCCGACCTGTTGATCACCGTCGATGCCGGCAACCTCTATCGTGCCAAAGAGGCCGGTGTGACCCAGCCAATCGACAGTCAGGTGCTGATCGAGGCGATCCCGGAGGCCTATCGTGACCCCGAAGGTCATTGGTTCGGTTTATCGCTGCGCGCGCGCCCCATACTCTATGTCGAGGGCAAGGTCGATCCGACCAGCCTCACGACCTACGAGGCGCTCGCCGACCCCGAATGGAAGGGTCGTATCTGTATCCGCTCTTCGGACAATGTCTACAACCAGTCGTTGGTCGCCGCCATGATCGCCGCCGACGGGGTCGAGTCCACCGAGACGTGGGCGACGGGTCTCGTCGCCAACATGGCGCGTCCTCCTAAAGGCGGCGATCGAGATCAGATCGCCGCCGCAGCGGCCGGGCAATGCGATATCGCCATCGCCAATACCTACTATCTCGCCGGAATGCTGACCTCGGGCGATCCGACCCAGATGTCCGCGGCGGAGGCGGTCCGGGTCTTCTGGCCCAATCAGGACGGGCGCGGAGCCCACGTCAACGTCAGCGGCATCGCCATGACCGGCGCGGCAAAGAACAAGGATGCGGCGATCAAGCTCGCGGAATTCCTCGTCAGCGCGGATTCTCAGGCCTGGTACGCGGAGGTCAACGGAGAGTACCCCGTCGTCCCCGGCGCGCCGGTCAGCGCCCTGCTGGAGTCCTGGGGCGAATTCAAAGCAGACGACATTCAGCTCTCCAAACTCGGTGAGCTCGGTCCGGATGCCGTACGCCTGATGGACCGCGCCGGTTGGAAATAG
- a CDS encoding SCO4225 family membrane protein: MPQAPRKTSVAQREIPTAIRNLIVVYLAVSVGAIALLLFGGDPSSGIFLVLFALPWSLFVNQISGLIGIDSAALNLALLAIGVGINAALLYLLGRRLRRRQ, translated from the coding sequence ATGCCACAAGCCCCCCGTAAGACCAGCGTCGCGCAGCGCGAAATCCCGACGGCGATACGCAACCTCATCGTCGTTTACCTGGCCGTGTCGGTCGGTGCAATCGCCTTGCTGCTGTTCGGCGGCGATCCATCATCCGGAATCTTTCTCGTCCTCTTTGCGCTACCATGGAGCCTGTTTGTGAATCAGATCAGCGGTCTCATCGGGATCGACTCGGCCGCACTCAACCTAGCGCTGCTTGCAATCGGCGTCGGCATCAACGCAGCCCTACTCTATCTACTCGGTCGCCGCTTGCGCAGACGACAATGA
- a CDS encoding ABC transporter ATP-binding protein: MPTQLEVRDVSVAYGDTTIVRDVSFVLEHGIIGCLLGPSGCGKTTLLRAIAGFEPVSRGEVLLHGHRVSVPGHTIPPEQRRVGMVFQDFALFPHLTVARNVAFGLSGLKRAEREHRVAELLDLVDLGHAASLYPHELSGGMQQRVALARAMAPRPEILLLDEPFSSMDAELREQLAREVRDLLRREGVTAILVTHDQLEAFAMADQIGVIADGSIRQWGTGFGLYHEPADRFVAGFIGQGVLLPAIVVDETRVKTELGRVAGSKPHGLPPGSTAEVLIRPDDMLYDETSPRRAVVVERAFRGAEYLYQLRLESGTEVLCLVPSHHQHAVGDEIGIRLEADHLVVFPCMGDEPNAPEDAVTSSPPARTSSANAPGSR, from the coding sequence ATGCCGACACAGCTTGAGGTCAGAGACGTCAGCGTCGCTTATGGCGACACCACGATCGTGCGCGATGTGTCCTTCGTCCTCGAGCATGGCATCATCGGGTGTCTGCTCGGGCCGAGCGGCTGCGGCAAGACGACCTTGCTGCGCGCCATCGCCGGTTTCGAGCCGGTCAGCCGCGGCGAGGTCCTGTTGCACGGACACCGCGTCTCGGTTCCCGGCCACACCATCCCCCCCGAGCAACGTCGGGTCGGCATGGTCTTTCAAGACTTCGCGTTGTTCCCGCACCTCACGGTCGCACGCAACGTCGCGTTTGGCCTGAGCGGACTCAAGCGTGCCGAGCGTGAGCATCGTGTCGCAGAGCTCCTTGACCTGGTCGACCTAGGTCACGCGGCATCCCTGTATCCGCACGAACTCTCCGGAGGCATGCAGCAACGGGTCGCCCTCGCCCGCGCCATGGCACCGCGCCCCGAGATCCTGTTGCTCGACGAGCCCTTCTCGAGCATGGACGCCGAGCTGCGCGAGCAGCTCGCACGCGAGGTCAGGGATTTGCTCAGACGCGAGGGCGTGACCGCGATCCTCGTCACCCACGATCAGCTCGAGGCCTTCGCCATGGCCGATCAGATCGGCGTGATCGCCGATGGCAGCATCCGTCAATGGGGAACCGGATTCGGCCTCTACCACGAGCCGGCCGATCGTTTCGTTGCCGGTTTCATCGGCCAAGGCGTCTTGCTCCCGGCGATCGTGGTGGACGAAACACGCGTGAAGACGGAGCTCGGACGCGTCGCCGGAAGCAAACCGCATGGTCTGCCGCCCGGATCGACGGCGGAGGTGTTGATCCGACCCGACGACATGCTGTATGACGAGACCAGCCCGAGGCGAGCGGTCGTCGTGGAACGCGCATTTCGCGGTGCCGAATACCTGTATCAGCTGAGGTTGGAGAGCGGAACCGAGGTGCTTTGTTTGGTCCCGAGCCATCACCAACACGCCGTCGGGGATGAGATCGGGATCCGGCTTGAAGCCGACCATTTGGTGGTCTTTCCCTGCATGGGCGACGAGCCGAATGCGCCGGAAGACGCGGTCACAAGCAGTCCTCCGGCGCGAACATCATCCGCAAATGCCCCGGGATCCCGGTGA
- a CDS encoding SUF system Fe-S cluster assembly protein, with amino-acid sequence MNRLARFAGFGKHDEDNANTAVLTEDVPVEQMNAEELRDPIIEALRTVQDPEIPINIYDLGLIYRVDISPVGDVSIDMTLTAPACPVAGMMPIMVKDAVSKVEGVGQVQVELVWDPPWSQAHMSDEARLQLGLM; translated from the coding sequence ATGAACAGACTGGCCCGCTTCGCCGGCTTCGGTAAGCATGACGAGGACAATGCGAACACGGCCGTTCTCACGGAGGACGTTCCCGTCGAGCAGATGAACGCCGAGGAGCTCAGGGATCCGATTATCGAGGCGCTTCGCACGGTGCAGGATCCCGAGATCCCCATCAACATCTATGACTTGGGTCTGATCTATCGAGTCGACATCTCGCCGGTCGGCGACGTCTCAATCGACATGACGCTGACCGCGCCGGCCTGCCCGGTTGCCGGCATGATGCCGATCATGGTCAAGGATGCAGTCTCGAAGGTCGAGGGTGTGGGTCAGGTTCAGGTCGAGCTGGTGTGGGATCCGCCGTGGAGTCAGGCACACATGAGCGACGAGGCACGCCTCCAGCTCGGTTTGATGTGA